The Cicer arietinum cultivar CDC Frontier isolate Library 1 chromosome 1, Cicar.CDCFrontier_v2.0, whole genome shotgun sequence genome contains the following window.
GCATTCAACTGCCTCTAGAAACCTAAAGtaatgttataatttatttgtcttTGAGGAACTCAACATGGATTTTGTTCCTCTATCTCTATTACTCAAGctgacaagaattttttttgccTCTGCACCTAACAAGCGTGACAAGCAAATAATTAGCATATACCTCTAACAAGAGTGACAAGCAAGTTACTGCCTTTGTCACTAATAATCACATCAAGTATTTGATCGTCTGTGAATTTTTATGTATCCTTTGATAAAGTCAACGCTCTAAAAGAGTCAATGCTCTAAAGACAAatcctttgatatatatcaTAAATCAGCTTCTTGTCTGAAGATCTTAAGACAATCTCTAACTATGGTTCCCTCTGTTttcaatatatttcaaatagATACACCGAATCAGTACAAGATCCGTCTTTTCTAAAAGGTCTCTCTGACAAATCAATTCCATAAAGATATGATACGAACTCCATGAATTATGCTAATTTCTTGCAATCAGAACAACGACCTAAAAGTTTAATCGTACTCTATAAAAGACGTGTCTCCCTCAACGAATAAACTCACAAGATACACCACATACAAGCAACAAACGATAAACACATATGCACTCTCAATATCATTCTATCTCATTTTAGTGCTAAGATAATTTCTGAAGAAAAAATTTGTAAACACTCTATGCAAGAGCTAATTCATAAAAAACCCAAAATCTTTTGTTGTAACCTAACCATGTAGTGGTTGCCTTCCTCAATAGCTTGATTGTACTAaactagaaggttgagaagattgaACACAATTAGttgactagtaggtgttcaaGTGTAAGTTTGGTTCAGTGGTAAACTAGTGGACTAAAGCCTTCAAGTTGAAGAGATTGGACGTAACTACtatgttggtggtgaaccaaaaTAAATTCTTGTGTCTTTTTTGTTTCGTTTTTGTTCATTTGCATTACATTCTTTACTTTAAGTATAGCCAcgtaaaaacttttaaaaaaaacacaatttaaaccttttttttttgtgttcttTTGTTCTACAAATAAAACCATACATATTTAATGATCAAAATTATTACAAGAGtaaatcgaaaatttaaaaaaaaagttaagagaacaaaaaaaaagtaatttagtcttattaaaaagttattataataattaagatTTGATTGAAAATTTGCTTCACTatgacaataaatttaataaataatataaatgaaaaaaattatgaaatgtaAAGGAGTGGAAGCataattttaactatataaGAAGATCAATAGAAGTCCAGATAAAAAGAGTTGATGGAAAAGATATAATCCAACAAAACTTAGgaatatttaatatcattaaaaagTAACAACTAAATACCATTAGAAAATAAcaactaaataatttttattaaattttcacttaaaatttcaaattccttCTATAAATAGAACTTTTGTTTGGTAATCTAAATCTAACCActataaaattacattattgTCCTCTCCAAATTTTAACATTGATGCAAATTACGGAGACAATCACTGATCAAATTTTCAATTAGATCAAACTGCAAAAGTAGTACAAACATAGCAAAAGAAGTCTGCAAAAGCTGCAGCAAATAGTGTTCAAAGCTGCAAAAGTTGCAGAAATAAACCGTACAAATTATTTCACATTTAGTAGATGGAATATATggcgctttttttttttaggtcTTATAGCATATTGATTTGGCGTCATTTACGATTATATTATTGATAGACGACGGAATGAAATATAGGACAATATAGGCAAAATAAGAGAAGTCAGAAAAAATGTCacaataaaaacacaatttgtcagtaataaatcttaaaattttatttatttttaatatttattttaattttataaaaactaaaaatattacttttttaccaaaaaaaattaaaataaagtcaaaatgaataaaagatattttattaattgaaaaattgaaaatctttttataaaaactaaaaataaattttaaaactcaaatttattttacacttatttaaatttattaaaattacagtttctttattttatggtataattttcaaaatcaaaacataATCTTTACAATGATATCCTTCCTCCACATGGTTGCAGTGTATTAGCATTTCaaattttgcattttttttttaaagcaagTGTATTAGCGTATCATATACGAACATGTTCATTAGAATCTTGCCAGAGTATCTCTATTTCAAATCAAAGGCTTTTGCTACCCTGTCCACGTTGATGCTTATCAATCACAAATAAAAACAGGTTCTCTCAAGTGCTTATCAATCACAAATAAAAACAGGTTTCTCAAGTCAAAATTGCGACATAACACGAGCCCAGCTGGTATAAAGCAACAAAGACTATGGAAGTGATTCTTTGCATGAGAGAATGTAAGATAGTAGAAAAATAGTCGGAcagatattttaattttccacCTTCTCTTCTTTTTAAGGCATTGtacctataaaaataaaagatttgaCTTGCATAGTttccacacacaaaaaaaataacttaactGATGTTTGTAGTTTTTAATATGAGATTTCTGAATTGTAACTCGAATTTCCCATGCACGAATTTGAgttcatttaaaatattgaaaagaaaagagtagACAAGGAGAAACAATGTAAATTCTTCAAGTAATAATCACAAATACCTaaaagaatatatgaatttttccATTTCGATAGAAAGAATTTGCAACACATAGCTGCAATGGTACCAAACAAATCACGAATTAGGTTTGGATTACATTTCAGATGCTCTAACACACATCACTACCACAAGACAATAAATTTCTGCAAAACTCAGCACTCCAAAGCTCATGCACGAGACCTGTGACTAAATCGAATTAACAAAACCTAACCTTCAAGCATGACCGACCTAACACTGGTCCGTGTCCACCAGTTCAACAGCTACCACCTAATGTTGATGATACATACAAAATAACAATCTTAAACTGCAACATTTAAATGGCAGAAATCCTTGGAACATCAACCGGAAAATGGTGGATCTCATCAATCCAAGGGTTCTTCTCTTTCGCAGGATTGATTGTCCTGAGAGCCTTCCATACTGCACTGTTGCACTTGAATCCAGAACCGAATGCTATTTGCCATGTTCTATCTCCTTTCTTGATCCTTCCCTTGGCTTCTGTGTAAGCCAATTCGTACCAAAGTGAACTGCTCGAGGTGTTTCCAAAACGATAGAGCGTCATTCTTGACGGCTCCATATGCCAAGGAGATAGCTTCAAGTTTTTCTCCAGCTCATCCAAAACAGCTCTTCCACCGGCATGAATGCAGAAATGTTCGAAAGCTAGCTTGAAATCTGGAATATAAGGCTTGATCTTCATCTTGAATAGTTTCTTTCCAACTAAAGTGCCGAAGAACAGAAGCTGTTCGGATGTTGGTAGGACAAGAGGCCCCAGTGTGGTGATGTTTGTTTTCAAAGCATCGCCCGCAACTGCCATAAGATCTTTCGATAAAGTGACACCAACTTTAccattttcatcttcttcttgtgTAACACAGCTGAAGCACTTGTCATCAGCACCTTTGTTAGTGCGAACGGTGTGGACCAATTGGTATTTGGATCTTCTCCTGTCGGAGCCCTTATTTGAAAGTAGAATTGCAGCCCCTCCCATTCGGAACAAACAATTTGAAACAAGTTTGGAGCGATCATTCCCAGGATACCAATTCAATGTGATGTTCTCCATGCTAACAACCAATGCGTACGAGTTAGGATGAACCTGGAGAAGCTCTTTAGCAAGATCAATCGAAATAATCCCTGCACTGCATCCCATCCCACCAAGGTTGTAGCTCTTTATGTTACCTCTAAGCTTATAGTGATTGATGATCATTGCAGAAAGCGACGGAGTGGGACAGAAGAGACTACAATTCACAATCAGAATTCCAATGTCTTTAGGCTTCACCGACGTCTTGGAAAATAGCTCGTCGATAGCACCAAACATAACTGCCTCAGCTTCTCTCCTAGCTTCTTTCATTGAAGGGTTGGGAGGAATGCTGAGAACAGCCTCTGGAAGGTAAGTATTTTCCCCAAGCCCAGATCTCTCGAGAATCTTTCGCTGGAATTCAAGGTTTTCCTCTGTGAAGAAACCACTTGCCTTGGAGTGATTCATAAATATTCTTTTTGTGCATTTCCTAGATTCTTCAGGCTTGTAACATGAGAAATTGACAAGGTACACC
Protein-coding sequences here:
- the LOC101508426 gene encoding 3-ketoacyl-CoA synthase 11-like; this encodes MTESKPDTPLLPPSSQILPDFKKSVKLKYVKLGYHYLITHAMYLFLSPLVVLIAAQLSTFSLKDVYDIWENLQYNLVSVIICSTLLVFLSTLYFMTRPRPVYLVNFSCYKPEESRKCTKRIFMNHSKASGFFTEENLEFQRKILERSGLGENTYLPEAVLSIPPNPSMKEARREAEAVMFGAIDELFSKTSVKPKDIGILIVNCSLFCPTPSLSAMIINHYKLRGNIKSYNLGGMGCSAGIISIDLAKELLQVHPNSYALVVSMENITLNWYPGNDRSKLVSNCLFRMGGAAILLSNKGSDRRRSKYQLVHTVRTNKGADDKCFSCVTQEEDENGKVGVTLSKDLMAVAGDALKTNITTLGPLVLPTSEQLLFFGTLVGKKLFKMKIKPYIPDFKLAFEHFCIHAGGRAVLDELEKNLKLSPWHMEPSRMTLYRFGNTSSSSLWYELAYTEAKGRIKKGDRTWQIAFGSGFKCNSAVWKALRTINPAKEKNPWIDEIHHFPVDVPRISAI